Proteins encoded by one window of Chrysiogenia bacterium:
- the xerD gene encoding site-specific tyrosine recombinase XerD, protein MERFLTYLNVEAGLAANTLSSYGTDLSDFLDFCEEKKLRTPGALTPELASSYLASLDKRGLAARTRARRLSALKRLYKFLIEEGELSENPLALIGAGRLSRKLPDVLTREEALRLLEAPDLDTPEGLRDRAMLELLYATGLRVSELCGLRAAQFNADAGFLRVMGKGSKERAVPVGDAAVHWLAQYVKTGRGELLKKRQSAFLFVGRKSSKALTRQAFWQRIKRHAAAAGIEKDISPHTLRHSFATHLLDGGADLRSVQAMLGHSDISTTEIYTHVSRKRIRETYDSFHPRAQAKRK, encoded by the coding sequence ATCGAACGCTTCCTCACCTACCTGAATGTCGAGGCGGGACTTGCCGCCAACACCCTGAGTTCCTACGGCACCGACCTCTCCGATTTCCTGGATTTCTGCGAAGAAAAAAAACTGCGCACCCCCGGCGCGCTTACGCCCGAGCTGGCAAGTTCCTATCTTGCCTCGCTCGACAAGCGCGGGCTTGCCGCGCGCACCCGCGCGCGCCGGCTCTCGGCGCTCAAGCGCCTCTACAAGTTTCTCATCGAGGAAGGCGAGCTGAGCGAGAACCCGCTTGCGCTCATCGGCGCCGGGAGGCTCTCGCGCAAGCTGCCCGACGTGCTCACCCGCGAGGAAGCGCTGCGCCTTCTCGAAGCGCCCGACCTCGACACGCCCGAGGGCCTTCGCGACCGCGCGATGCTCGAGCTCCTCTACGCTACGGGCCTTCGCGTCTCGGAACTCTGCGGGCTGCGCGCCGCGCAGTTCAACGCCGATGCCGGATTTCTGCGCGTGATGGGCAAGGGCTCAAAAGAGCGCGCCGTACCTGTCGGCGATGCGGCCGTGCACTGGCTCGCGCAGTACGTTAAGACCGGTCGGGGCGAGCTTCTCAAGAAACGCCAGAGCGCGTTCCTGTTCGTGGGGCGCAAGTCGAGCAAGGCGCTCACCCGCCAGGCCTTCTGGCAGCGCATCAAGCGCCACGCGGCGGCGGCCGGGATCGAGAAAGACATCTCGCCCCACACGCTGCGCCACAGCTTCGCCACGCATCTTCTCGATGGCGGCGCCGATCTGCGCAGCGTCCAGGCCATGCTGGGGCATTCGGACATTTCCAC